From the Manihot esculenta cultivar AM560-2 chromosome 3, M.esculenta_v8, whole genome shotgun sequence genome, one window contains:
- the LOC122723209 gene encoding uncharacterized protein LOC122723209 has protein sequence MTTLSWNCRGLGNQETIRELHELVTSKRPNFIFLIETKIKKERVFKIRKELGFAGGFAVDPIGIGGGIALFWKIENSAQLLSFSNHHIDVEVKLDGCTGWRLTGFYGYSQTYQRRLGWNLLRTLENKSTLPWCVIGDFNDICFQSEKQSSTAHPTWLLTGFRQTLTDCQLYDLGFEGVKFTWNNGRTDLTRERLDRAVASNSWKSKFPMAKLHVLQTSESDHLPLFLFLGITIQKYVARRFRYENAWSLEMDCKKVVEDGWRVEQHADIEHRIFNCTQTIQQWAKHHQQEFRTQLNDAKRRMDWLQRQSALNSSELKKAQERYSNLLLQKEMYWKQRSKQYWLAHGDANTKYFHATASNRRRKNMFQKLKNDDGNWVEWESGLPNLILDFYTKLFTSEGGDTEPVLRYVQKRVTVRQNEKLMTDFSAEEVREAIFSMHPDKAPGPDGLNPGFFHAYWEIVGEDVTKACLKCLNEGNSLPGKNVTNVVLIPKKKTPEVVADLRPISLSNVVDRIVCKALANRLKSILADVVSDSQSAFIPNRLITDSIIVAYELFHTMKRKTQGLMGFLSLKTDMAKAYDRIEWGYLKQIMLGLGFCELWVEKIMRIVTSVSYIFVRGAEEYGPLFPHRGLRQGDPLSPYLFILCADGLSQMLSKMQAQGKIHGAQVCRNAPPISHIFFADDALFFTKATEGEAVHLKESLLAYEIASGQKINLSKSSVMFTPCTPQPKRDVCCHIFGVQAVDNHGSYLGMPSIIGKDKKQIFQFVVEKLTKRIQGWKAKILSKAGKDVLLRTVAQAMPNYIMSLFLLPIDVCKELEMVMNSFFWNNGKSSSIHWLRWKRMVVPQANGGLGYRDLRLFNLALLAKQGWRILRHPDSLMAKILKQRYFPDTDFFSAEVGGNPSQIWRSICASRSILMAGCRRRIGDGLSTRVREDPWLLDDNPYIQSVFLDDEIQLVADLIQGGRWNSQFILSNFQARDVELIQQIPLSMRQQSDMWYWNQNRLGVYKVKEGYRLAIDEADHQFYLNDDMWERIWKVKVPAKVNFFIWRVLRGCLPCNFNLRKRKVEVQDACIVCGLFQETELHLLHDCTHAQAVWVSSIIGWEPIHDLKIWFSKLIMTGTHTQKEELFMLSWSLWHSRNQLLWQQKHEDSLVVLHRARSTLQQWQNAQLKPKENVVALARNRQWIAPEIGKFKCNIDIAILTNSRFGLGFILRNHQGLCEAGKIEAIYGNADPTIGEALCFREALSWLKTLPYHHVTVETDCQVVTKALISQDNEVLSYFQSIIVDCKTLLNELPNVSFRFVYRSANHVAHCCTRAAGSMSGLSWGVCPPNFLYEALMMDFNNMR, from the coding sequence ATGACGACTTTGAGTTGGAATTGTCGAGGGCTTGGGAACCAAGAGACAATTAGGGAGCTTCATGAGTTAGTTACATCTAAGAGAcccaattttatctttttaattgaaacaaaaattaaaaaagaacgtGTGTTTAAAATAAGGAAGGAGTTGGGGTTTGCTGGGGGTTTTGCAGTTGACCCGATTGGTATTGGAGGAGGTATTGCTCTTTTTTGGAAGATAGAAAATAGTGCACAGTTGCTGAGCTTTTCCAATCATCACATTGATGTTGAGGTTAAGCTAGATGGTTGTACGGGTTGGCGCTTGACAGGTTTTTATGGGTATTCACAAACTTATCAACGAAGGCTAGGATGGAATTTACTTCGAACTCTGGAAAACAAGTCAACACTACCATGGTGTGTAATTGGCGATTTCAACGACATTTGTTTTCAATCTGAGAAGCAAAGTTCTACAGCTCATCCAACGTGGTTATTAACTGGTTTTCGACAAACTTTAACAGATTGTCAGCTGTATGACTTGGGTTTTGAAGGGGTAAAATTTACCTGGAATAATGGTCGGACAGATCTGACGAGGGAAAGACTTGATAGAGCTGTGGCTAGTAATTCATGGAAAAGCAAATTTCCTATGGCGAAACTGCATGTTTTACAGACAAGTGAGTCGGATCATTtgcctttatttctttttttgggCATTACAATTCAGAAATATGTAGCAAGGAGGTTTCGGTATGAAAATGCCTGGTCGTTGGAGATGGATTGTAAGAAGGTTGTTGAAGACGGATGGAGAGTAGAGCAGCATGCAGATATCGAGCATCGCATTTTTAACTGTACACAAACCATTCAACAGTGGGCAAAACATCACCAACAGGAATTTCGAACTCAGTTGAATGATGCAAAACGTCGGATGGACTGGCTTCAACGTCAATCAGCTCTAAATTCTTCAGAATTAAAAAAAGCACAGGAACGGTATAGTAATCTGTTGTTACAGAAGGAAATGTACTGGAAACAGAGATCTAAACAGTATTGGCTTGCTCACGGGGATGCTAATACGAAATATTTTCATGCTACCGCTTCCAATCGAAGACGAAAGAATATGTTCCAGAAGCTGAAAAATGACGATGGTAATTGGGTAGAATGGGAGTCGGGTCTGCCTAATCTGATTCTTGATTTTTACACGAAGCTGTTCACTTCTGAGGGTGGTGACACAGAACCAGTATTAAGATATGTACAGAAGCGGGTTACGGTGAGGCAGAATGAGAAACTGATGACTGATTTTTCTGCAGAGGAGGTCAGAGAAGCAATTTTTTCTATGCATCCGGATAAGGCACCAGGGCCTGATGGTTTAAATCCTGGTTTTTTCCACGCCTATTGGGAGATTGTAGGTGAAGATGTTACAAAGGCTTGCCTAAAATGTCTTAATGAAGGGAATTCTTTGCCTGGAAAAAACGTGACGAACGTGGTGCTTATTCCCAAAAAGAAAACTCCAGAAGTGGTGGCTGATTTGCGCCCAATCTCGTTAAGTAATGTGGTGGATCGAATAGTATGTAAAGCCTTGGCAAATAGACTTAAATCTATATTAGCTGATGTGGTTTCTGATTCACAAAGTGCTTTCATACCAAATCGGTTAATCACGGACAGCATTATAGTGGCTTATGAATTGTTTCACACTATGAAGCGGAAGACCCAAGGGCTTATGGGTTTTTTATCTCTCAAAACAGACATGGCCAAAGCTTACGATAGAATTGAATGGGGTTACTTGAAGCAAATAATGTTGGGGCTTGGTTTTTGCGAATTGTGGGTggaaaaaattatgagaattgTAACTTCAGTTTCATATATATTTGTTCGAGGGGCAGAGGAGTATGGTCCGTTATTTCCACATAGAGGGTTGCGACAAGGGGATCCTCTGTCACCCTACTTATTCATTCTATGTGCTGATGGTTTATCTCAAATGCTGTCTAAAATGCAGGCTCAAGGGAAGATTCATGGGGCTCAAGTTTGTCGAAATGCTCCACCaatttctcatatttttttcGCTGATGATGCCCTTTTTTTCACTAAAGCTACTGAAGGAGAGGCGGTACATTTAAAGGAAAGCTTGTTGGCATATGAAATTGCATCTGGTCAGAAGATAAATCTGTCCAAGTCATCAGTAATGTTCACTCCTTGTACACCACAACCGAAACGAGACGTTTGTTGTCATATTTTTGGAGTGCAGGCTGTAGATAATCACGGCAGCTATTTGGGGATGCCCTCAATTATTGGTAAGGATAAAAAACAAATTTTTCAGTTTGTGGTGGAAAAATTGACGAAGAGGATTCAGGGCTGGAAAGCAAAAATTTTGTCCAAAGCGGGGAAAGACGTTCTTTTGAGAACAGTAGCACAAGCAATGCCGAATTACATCATGTCATTATTTCTACTTCCTATTGATGTTTGTAAGGAGTTAGAGATGGTGATGAATTCCTTTTTTTGGAACAATGGCAAGTCAAGCTCCATTCACTGGCTACGATGGAAAAGAATGGTGGTGCCCCAAGCCAATGGAGGTCTCGGATACAGGGACCTACGGCTGTTTAACTTGGCCCTTCTCGCCAAACAAGGGTGGCGGATTTTACGTCATCCAGATTCTTTGATGGCTAAGATTTTGAAACAACGGTATTTCCCTGATACTGATTTTTTCTCAGCTGAAGTAGGTGGAAATCCAAGCCAGATTTGGAGAAGTATATGTGCAAGTCGTTCAATTTTAATGGCAGGTTGTAGAAGAAGAATCGGTGATGGTCTCTCTACAAGGGTTCGAGAGGATCCATGGCTTTTAGATGACAACCCTTATATTCAGTCTGTTTTTTTGGATGATGAGATTCAGTTGGTTGCAGATTTAATTCAGGGTGGAAGATGGAATTCTCAATTCATTTTGAGTAATTTTCAAGCTAGAGATGTGGAGCTCATACAACAAATTCCTTTATCCATGCGCCAACAATCAGACATGTGGTATTGGAATCAGAACAGGCTTGGGGTTTACAAGGTGAAAGAAGGATATAGACTTGCTATAGATGAAGCGGACCATCAGTTTTATTTGAATGATGATATGTGGGAACGAATTTGGAAGGTGAAGGTACCAGCAaaagtcaatttttttatatggagAGTACTTCGTGGGTGCTTAccttgtaattttaatttgaggAAGCGTAAGGTTGAAGTACAGGATGCTTGCATTGTTTGTGGCTTATTCCAGGAAACCGAGTTACACCTGCTTCATGATTGTACTCACGCCCAAGCTGTGTGGGTGTCTTCCATAATAGGATGGGAacccatacatgatcttaaaataTGGTTTTCTAAGCTTATTATGACAGGTACACATACCCAGAAAGAAGAATTATTTATGTTGTCTTGGAGTCTATGGCACAGCAGGAATCAATTATTATGGCAGCAGAAGCATGAAGATTCTTTGGTGGTTCTTCATAGAGCCCGGTCAACTTTACAACAATGGCAGAATGCTCAACTAAAGCCGAAGGAGAATGTAGTGGCATTGGCGCGTAATAGACAATGGATAGCACCAGAAATTGGAAAGTTCAAATGCAATATTGACATAGCTATTTTGACAAACAGCAGGTTCGGGTTGGGTTTTATTCTGCGTAATCATCAGGGGTTATGTGAGGCTGGAAAGATTGAAGCTATTTATGGAAATGCTGACCCAACGATAGGAGAGGCGTTATGTTTCAGAGAAGCACTAAGTTGGTTGAAAACATTGCCATATCATCATGTTACTGTGGAGACGGATTGCCAGGTAGTAACGAAAGCCTTGATATCTCAAGATAATGaggttttatcttattttcagAGTATTATCGTTGATTGTAAAACTCTATTAAATGAGCTACCGAATGTGAGTTTTCGTTTTGTGTATAGATCAGCGAATCATGTTGCCCATTGTTGTACAAGAGCGGCTGGTTCCATGTCTGGTCTTTCTTGGGGGGTATGCCCTCCTAATTTTCTGTATGAGGCTTTGATGATGGATTTTAATAATATGCGCTAA
- the LOC110611748 gene encoding uncharacterized protein LOC110611748 isoform X3 has product MAFSCSKFVSRLSSRLQPSFAFKFNKNNSLSSLTSLCSPSHLPLSARRFSCLSRLPLELSCVGSLMPLHSAIASATLVSSLSSESDSWALVPQGP; this is encoded by the exons ATGGCGTTCTCATGTTCCAAGTTCGTTTCCAGGTTATCATCTCGGTTACAGCCATCCTTTGCTTTCAAATTCAACAAGAACAACTCACTTTCTTCACTCACATCTCTCTGCTCGCCCTCTCATCTCCCTCTTTCTGCAAGACGCTTCTCTTGCTTATCCAG ATTACCTCTGGAGTTGAGTTGCGTGGGATCGTTAATGCCATTGCATAGCGCGATTGCTTCAGCAACTTTAGTATCCAGCTTGTCCAGTGAGTCTGATAGCTGGGCTTTAGTGCCTCAAG GCCCATAA
- the LOC110611748 gene encoding uncharacterized protein LOC110611748 isoform X2 yields MAFSCSKFVSRLSSRLQPSFAFKFNKNNSLSSLTSLCSPSHLPLSARRFSCLSRLPLELSCVGSLMPLHSAIASATLVSSLSSESDSWALVPQVGDR; encoded by the exons ATGGCGTTCTCATGTTCCAAGTTCGTTTCCAGGTTATCATCTCGGTTACAGCCATCCTTTGCTTTCAAATTCAACAAGAACAACTCACTTTCTTCACTCACATCTCTCTGCTCGCCCTCTCATCTCCCTCTTTCTGCAAGACGCTTCTCTTGCTTATCCAG ATTACCTCTGGAGTTGAGTTGCGTGGGATCGTTAATGCCATTGCATAGCGCGATTGCTTCAGCAACTTTAGTATCCAGCTTGTCCAGTGAGTCTGATAGCTGGGCTTTAGTGCCTCAAG TGGGTGATAGGTGA
- the LOC110611748 gene encoding uncharacterized protein LOC110611748 isoform X1 — MAFSCSKFVSRLSSRLQPSFAFKFNKNNSLSSLTSLCSPSHLPLSARRFSCLSRLPLELSCVGSLMPLHSAIASATLVSSLSSESDSWALVPQGISMPL; from the exons ATGGCGTTCTCATGTTCCAAGTTCGTTTCCAGGTTATCATCTCGGTTACAGCCATCCTTTGCTTTCAAATTCAACAAGAACAACTCACTTTCTTCACTCACATCTCTCTGCTCGCCCTCTCATCTCCCTCTTTCTGCAAGACGCTTCTCTTGCTTATCCAG ATTACCTCTGGAGTTGAGTTGCGTGGGATCGTTAATGCCATTGCATAGCGCGATTGCTTCAGCAACTTTAGTATCCAGCTTGTCCAGTGAGTCTGATAGCTGGGCTTTAGTGCCTCAAG GTATCTCTATGCCTTTATGA
- the LOC110611736 gene encoding peroxisomal fatty acid beta-oxidation multifunctional protein AIM1 isoform X1 encodes MAKPHVTLEVGNDGVAVISMFNPPVNALALPIIAGLKEKFDEATRRNDVQAIVLTGKNGKFSGGFDIGVMQKVHQTGDVSLVPDVSVDLVVNTIEDCKKPVVAAVEGLALGGGLELAMGCHARIVAPKTQLGLPELTLGVIPGFGGTQRLPRLVGLSKAIEMMLSSKPITSEEGKKLGLVDVIVSSQELLKVSRQWALDIKEKHKPRMRSLHRTDKIGSLSEALKLLKAARQQAKKTAPNMPQHQACLDVIEEGVVHGGYHGVLKEAKVFKELVMSDTSKGLIHVFFAQRATSKVPNVTDIGLRPTQIKKVAVIGGGLMGSGIATALIMSNIYVVLKEINSEYLQKGIKTIEANVRGLVTRGKLTKDKSDKALSMLNGALDYSDFRDVDMVIEAVIESVPLKQKIFSEIEKVCPPHCILATNTSTIDLNIIGEKTSARDRIIGAHFFSPAHIMPLLEIVRTEKTSPQVILDLMTVGKSIKKVPVVVGNCTGFAVNRTFFPYSQGAHFLVNLGVDVFRIDKVIRNFGLPIGPFQLQDLAGYGVAVAVGKEFANAFPDRTFLSPLVGLLIKSGRNGKNNGKGYYIYEKGSKPNPDPSVMPIIEESRRLTNIMPNGKPINVTDREIVEMMLFPVVNEACRVLDEGVVVRASDLDIASVLGMSFPSYRGGIVFWADMVGPKHIYTSLKKWSQLYGNFYKPSRYLEERASKGMLLSAPASPTRSRM; translated from the exons ATGGCAAAGCCTCACGTCACCTTGGAGGTCGGAAACGACGGCGTAGCTGTCATTTCCATGTTCAATCCTCCCGTTAACGCCTTAGCTCTTCCAA TTATTGCGGGCTTGAAGGAGAAGTTCGATGAGGCCACAAGGAGAAACGACGTTCAAGCTATCGTTTTGACAG GCAAGAATGGAAAATTTTCCGGTGGATTTGACATCGGTGTTATGCAGAAGGTTCATCAGACTG GGGATGTTTCACTTGTGCCTGATGTATCTGTTGATCTTGTCGTTAACACAATTGAAG ATTGCAAGAAGCCCGTTGTTGCGGCCGTGGAAGGACTAGCTCTTGGAGGTGGCCTAGAACTAGCAATG GGTTGTCATGCGCGTATAGTTGCACCTAAAACTCAACTTGGCTTGCCGGAATTGACACTTGGAGTGATTCCTGGCTTCGGAG GTACACAACGTCTTCCAAGGCTTGTAGGACTGTCCAAGGCCATTGAAATGATGCTG TCATCCAAACCAATCACATCTGAAGAAGGGAAGAAGCTTGGTCTTGTTGATGTTATTGTGTCTTCTCAAGAACTTCTGAAAGTATCTCGGCAATGGGCTTTAGACATCAAAGAGAAGCACAAACCACGGATGCGTTCGCTTCACCGGACAGATAAGATTGGTTCACTGTCTGAAGCACTCAAGTTATTGAAAGCTGCCAGACAACAGGCCAAAAAGACTGCTCCAAATATGCCTCAGCATCAGGCATGCCTTGATGTGATTGAGGAAGGTGTTGTTCATGGAGGATATCATGGAGTTCTAAAG GAAGCAAAAGTATTCAAGGAGTTAGTAATGTCGGACACATCAAAAGGTCTTATTCATGTGTTTTTTGCTCAGCGTGCAACATCAAAG GTGCCTAATGTCACTGATATTGGGCTCAGACCAACGCAAATAAAGAAGGTTGCTGTCATTGGTGGAGGTCTAATGGGTTCTGGCATAGCTACTGCTCTTATTATGAGCAATATTTATGTTGTACTGAAAGAAATCAACTCTGAATACCTTCAAAAAGGAATAAAGACAATAGAAG CAAATGTTCGAGGCTTAGTAACTAGAGGAAAGTTGACAAAGGATAAGTCAGACAAAGCCCTTTCAATGCTCAATGGTGCATTGGACTACTCAGACTTCAGAGATGTTGATATGGTCATAGAG GCAGTTATTGAAAGTGTTCCTCTGAAACAAAAAATTTTTAGTGAAATTGAGAAAGTTTGTCCTCCTCACTGCATCTTGGCAACAAATACATCGACTATTGACCTCAATATAATTGGAGAAAAGACCAGTGCTCGAGATCGCATTATAGGTGCACACTTTTTCAG CCCTGCTCATATAATGCCTCTTCTGGAGATTGTGCGCACAGAAAAGACTTCACCACAAGTAATTCTTGATCTCATGACAGTTGGGAAATCTATAAAGAAAGTTCCTGTTGTGGTGGGTAACTGCACTGGCTTTGCAGTCAACCGCACTTTCTTCCCCTATTCACAAGGTGCACATTTTCTGGTCAATTTAGGTGTCGACGTGTTCAGAATTGACAAAGTGATCAGGAATTTTGGCCTCCCTATTGGTCCTTTCCA GCTTCAGGATTTAGCTGGATATGGAGTTGCTGTTGCAGTGGGGAAAGAATTTGCTAATGCCTTCCCTGATCGCACATTCTTGTCTCCATTAGTTGGACTTTTAATTAAAAGTGGACGAAATG GTAAAAACAATGGGAAAGGATATTACATTTATGAGAAGGGAAGCAAGCCAAATCCTGATCCTTCAGTGATGCCGATCATTGAAGAGTCTAGGCGGCTTACCAATATTATGCCTAATGGAAAG CCTATAAATGTCACTGACCGAGAGATAGTGGAGATGATGCTCTTTCCAGTGGTGAATGAAGCATGCCGTGTTCTGGATGAGGGAGTGGTAGTTCGAGCATCAGATCTTGACATTGCTTCTGTTTTGGGAATGAGTTTCCCATCTTATCG TGGTGGCATTGTGTTTTGGGCAGACATGGTTGGACCTAAACACATATACACAAGTCTGAAGAAATGGTCTCAATTATATGGTAACTTCTACAAACCATCAAGGTATTTGGAAGAACGTGCATCAAAAGGCATGCTGTTG AGTGCTCCTGCTTCACCGACAAGATCACGCATGTAA
- the LOC110611736 gene encoding peroxisomal fatty acid beta-oxidation multifunctional protein AIM1 isoform X2, which yields MQKVHQTGDVSLVPDVSVDLVVNTIEDCKKPVVAAVEGLALGGGLELAMGCHARIVAPKTQLGLPELTLGVIPGFGGTQRLPRLVGLSKAIEMMLSSKPITSEEGKKLGLVDVIVSSQELLKVSRQWALDIKEKHKPRMRSLHRTDKIGSLSEALKLLKAARQQAKKTAPNMPQHQACLDVIEEGVVHGGYHGVLKEAKVFKELVMSDTSKGLIHVFFAQRATSKVPNVTDIGLRPTQIKKVAVIGGGLMGSGIATALIMSNIYVVLKEINSEYLQKGIKTIEANVRGLVTRGKLTKDKSDKALSMLNGALDYSDFRDVDMVIEAVIESVPLKQKIFSEIEKVCPPHCILATNTSTIDLNIIGEKTSARDRIIGAHFFSPAHIMPLLEIVRTEKTSPQVILDLMTVGKSIKKVPVVVGNCTGFAVNRTFFPYSQGAHFLVNLGVDVFRIDKVIRNFGLPIGPFQLQDLAGYGVAVAVGKEFANAFPDRTFLSPLVGLLIKSGRNGKNNGKGYYIYEKGSKPNPDPSVMPIIEESRRLTNIMPNGKPINVTDREIVEMMLFPVVNEACRVLDEGVVVRASDLDIASVLGMSFPSYRGGIVFWADMVGPKHIYTSLKKWSQLYGNFYKPSRYLEERASKGMLLSAPASPTRSRM from the exons ATGCAGAAGGTTCATCAGACTG GGGATGTTTCACTTGTGCCTGATGTATCTGTTGATCTTGTCGTTAACACAATTGAAG ATTGCAAGAAGCCCGTTGTTGCGGCCGTGGAAGGACTAGCTCTTGGAGGTGGCCTAGAACTAGCAATG GGTTGTCATGCGCGTATAGTTGCACCTAAAACTCAACTTGGCTTGCCGGAATTGACACTTGGAGTGATTCCTGGCTTCGGAG GTACACAACGTCTTCCAAGGCTTGTAGGACTGTCCAAGGCCATTGAAATGATGCTG TCATCCAAACCAATCACATCTGAAGAAGGGAAGAAGCTTGGTCTTGTTGATGTTATTGTGTCTTCTCAAGAACTTCTGAAAGTATCTCGGCAATGGGCTTTAGACATCAAAGAGAAGCACAAACCACGGATGCGTTCGCTTCACCGGACAGATAAGATTGGTTCACTGTCTGAAGCACTCAAGTTATTGAAAGCTGCCAGACAACAGGCCAAAAAGACTGCTCCAAATATGCCTCAGCATCAGGCATGCCTTGATGTGATTGAGGAAGGTGTTGTTCATGGAGGATATCATGGAGTTCTAAAG GAAGCAAAAGTATTCAAGGAGTTAGTAATGTCGGACACATCAAAAGGTCTTATTCATGTGTTTTTTGCTCAGCGTGCAACATCAAAG GTGCCTAATGTCACTGATATTGGGCTCAGACCAACGCAAATAAAGAAGGTTGCTGTCATTGGTGGAGGTCTAATGGGTTCTGGCATAGCTACTGCTCTTATTATGAGCAATATTTATGTTGTACTGAAAGAAATCAACTCTGAATACCTTCAAAAAGGAATAAAGACAATAGAAG CAAATGTTCGAGGCTTAGTAACTAGAGGAAAGTTGACAAAGGATAAGTCAGACAAAGCCCTTTCAATGCTCAATGGTGCATTGGACTACTCAGACTTCAGAGATGTTGATATGGTCATAGAG GCAGTTATTGAAAGTGTTCCTCTGAAACAAAAAATTTTTAGTGAAATTGAGAAAGTTTGTCCTCCTCACTGCATCTTGGCAACAAATACATCGACTATTGACCTCAATATAATTGGAGAAAAGACCAGTGCTCGAGATCGCATTATAGGTGCACACTTTTTCAG CCCTGCTCATATAATGCCTCTTCTGGAGATTGTGCGCACAGAAAAGACTTCACCACAAGTAATTCTTGATCTCATGACAGTTGGGAAATCTATAAAGAAAGTTCCTGTTGTGGTGGGTAACTGCACTGGCTTTGCAGTCAACCGCACTTTCTTCCCCTATTCACAAGGTGCACATTTTCTGGTCAATTTAGGTGTCGACGTGTTCAGAATTGACAAAGTGATCAGGAATTTTGGCCTCCCTATTGGTCCTTTCCA GCTTCAGGATTTAGCTGGATATGGAGTTGCTGTTGCAGTGGGGAAAGAATTTGCTAATGCCTTCCCTGATCGCACATTCTTGTCTCCATTAGTTGGACTTTTAATTAAAAGTGGACGAAATG GTAAAAACAATGGGAAAGGATATTACATTTATGAGAAGGGAAGCAAGCCAAATCCTGATCCTTCAGTGATGCCGATCATTGAAGAGTCTAGGCGGCTTACCAATATTATGCCTAATGGAAAG CCTATAAATGTCACTGACCGAGAGATAGTGGAGATGATGCTCTTTCCAGTGGTGAATGAAGCATGCCGTGTTCTGGATGAGGGAGTGGTAGTTCGAGCATCAGATCTTGACATTGCTTCTGTTTTGGGAATGAGTTTCCCATCTTATCG TGGTGGCATTGTGTTTTGGGCAGACATGGTTGGACCTAAACACATATACACAAGTCTGAAGAAATGGTCTCAATTATATGGTAACTTCTACAAACCATCAAGGTATTTGGAAGAACGTGCATCAAAAGGCATGCTGTTG AGTGCTCCTGCTTCACCGACAAGATCACGCATGTAA